Below is a window of Staphylococcus succinus DNA.
AAAAATAATAGCAGCAATGGCTATCGTTTTAATATTAAAAAGGAAATGAATTTGAGTCACTTCCTCAAACTGTCGACAAAGTCTCTGACTTTGTCGACAGTTTTTTTACGCACGCTTTCCTGTAGTCTATGGCTAGTAGTTTTCCCACAGAATCCTGAACAAATAACTGACCAGTATTAAGCGAGACATATTATAAGGTGTGTAAGTTAAATATCAGGGATGTTTATCATGTTGAATAAATAAATTGATAAAAGAGATTAATATATAAATAAACCCTAGGTGAAATGTCACTTAAGGTTTATTTATGTTATAAATTATTTGGATTTTTGGGACAACACTGCAAATGAGCATTATAGAGTCCAGCAGCTTCAAGAAAGGAGAATACAGTTACTGGGCCTAAAAATTTAAAACCATAACTTTTTAGTTTCTTTGATAATTGGGTGGCACGCTCATCTACAGTAATTCGATCACTTGGATGCGTATATTGAAAATCTACAGGCTTACCATCTACATAAGACCAGAGAAAATCACTGAAACTGCCATAATCTTTTACGATTTCAAAATAACCTTTTGCTTGTCCTACAATAGCTTCTAGGTTTTTTCGATTATGCACTATATTGGGAAATGACATTAATGCATCAATGTCTTCCGAAGTCATATTAGAAATTTTTGCAGGATCAAAATTATAAAAAGCTGATTCGTAAGATTCTTTTTTCTTGAGAATCATTAACCAAGATAATCCAGCATGTTGTGATTCAAGTGCCATCAATTTAAATAATTCAAGACTGTCGTATAGAGGCTGTCCCCATACTTCATCATGATACTGTAAATAAATGGGATCTTTCGTTCCAAAAGCACATTCGTTCATAAATTTTACCTCCATTGCATTGACTTATCTTCACATCCATTATACTATAATTAAGGAAACAAATATTGTCTACTGGGAAGAGTAAATAGTGTTAGATTTGACAGAGAGTACATGATTGCTGAAAATGTACAGTTTAACTTATTGAAGGTAGCCCACATTGAACTTTAGCTGAACTGATACAATAATCAATTGTATATAAACTAAGTTAAAGCGTGTTTGAGCGTTAATCATAATTTAAAGTGCATGAAGTTAGCGAACTAATTTCATGAATTTAGGTGGTACCACGGAATATCCGTCCTATATATGTAGGGCGGGTATTTTTATTTTTTAAGGAGGATTTTAACGAATGGAAATGAAACCAAAATATAATCCGAGCGAAGTTGAGTCTGGGCGTTATGACCAATGGGTAAACAACGGTTACTTTAAAGCAGCAGAAGATCATTCAAAAGAAACATACACAATTGTTATTCCACCACCCAATGTAACAGGTAAATTACATTTAGGACATGCATGGGATACAACATTACAAGATATAATTACTAGAATGAAACGTATGCAAGGGTACGATACATTATATTTACCAGGCATGGATCACGCTGGTATTGCTACACAAGCTAAAGTTGAAGCTAAATTAAATGAACAAGGTTTATCACGTCATGATTTAGGAAGAGAAAAATTCCTTGAAAAGGCCTGGGATTGGAAAGAAGAATATGCTGACTTTATCAGAAACCAATGGGCTAAATTAGGACTAGGTTTAGACTATAGCAGGGAGAGATTCACATTAGATGATGGATTAAGCAAAGCAGTTAAAAAAGTTTTTGTTGATATGTATAACAAAGACTTAATCTATCGCGGTGAATATATTATTAACTGGGATCCTATAGCAAGAACGGCTTTATCGGATATCGAAGTTAT
It encodes the following:
- a CDS encoding DNA-3-methyladenine glycosylase I, whose amino-acid sequence is MNECAFGTKDPIYLQYHDEVWGQPLYDSLELFKLMALESQHAGLSWLMILKKKESYESAFYNFDPAKISNMTSEDIDALMSFPNIVHNRKNLEAIVGQAKGYFEIVKDYGSFSDFLWSYVDGKPVDFQYTHPSDRITVDERATQLSKKLKSYGFKFLGPVTVFSFLEAAGLYNAHLQCCPKNPNNL